A region from the Desulfomarina profundi genome encodes:
- a CDS encoding winged helix DNA-binding protein — MSENKRQTSINPLSPIVSSEHLTSPDSWPLSEFEYGMIIAHNAFSRWMIRCMHAAGYSDFSPLDVLVLHNVNHRDRQKKLVDICFVLHIEDQHTVNYSLKKLVKADLVAREKHGKEILYFATEKGKEACRKYREIREQCLTSAYRTLDQDGSEMRQAAALLRLMSGLYDQASRAASSL, encoded by the coding sequence ATGAGCGAAAACAAGCGACAGACCTCGATCAATCCCCTGTCTCCCATAGTTTCTTCGGAACACCTTACCTCACCCGACAGCTGGCCACTCAGTGAATTTGAATATGGCATGATAATCGCCCATAATGCCTTTTCCCGCTGGATGATCCGCTGCATGCACGCCGCCGGATACTCGGATTTCAGCCCCCTTGATGTCCTTGTCCTTCACAATGTCAACCATCGCGACCGGCAGAAAAAACTGGTAGATATCTGCTTTGTCCTCCATATCGAGGATCAGCATACCGTCAATTATTCCCTGAAAAAACTGGTCAAGGCTGATCTTGTCGCCAGGGAAAAACATGGCAAGGAAATTTTATACTTTGCCACGGAAAAAGGTAAAGAAGCATGCAGAAAATACAGGGAAATCCGGGAGCAGTGCCTCACCTCTGCTTACCGCACCCTCGACCAGGACGGGTCGGAAATGCGCCAGGCGGCAGCTCTCCTGCGCCTCATGTCGGGCCTGTATGACCAGGCTTCCCGGGCCGCTTCGTCCCTGTAA
- a CDS encoding dihydrolipoamide acetyltransferase family protein: MSTSFTLPDLGEGVHEAEILKIHVSPGQEIKEGEIILEVETDKAAVEIPSPFTGMVSRITVEEGDFAKVGDVLIVFNENTVEEKSATEKKMSPKKTTASLTLPVPASPATRRIARELGVNLRDVPPTGHGGIVTREDVEKFAAAENVETAEKQEKEQTVPELSPSALPDFSKWGEIERIPFRSIRRTTARKMSESWSRIPHVYCHDMVDITKLEEFRIKHKEEIEESGGRLTLTVFALKAVVAGLTTFPFFNASLDTKAKEIILKKFFHIGVAMDSGSGLVVPVIRDVERKSIRDIAIELHKVVTRARTGTLSREEMSGSTFTITNTGPLGGAGFTAIINYPEVAILGMGQGRRQPVVTVDDHGREKIVVRLIMPVVLGFDHRVVDGADAIRFLRLIIDSLKDPDELLITMI; encoded by the coding sequence ATGTCAACATCGTTTACTTTACCCGACCTTGGAGAAGGTGTTCATGAAGCTGAAATCCTTAAAATCCATGTCTCCCCCGGCCAGGAAATCAAAGAGGGTGAGATTATCCTTGAAGTTGAAACCGACAAGGCAGCTGTAGAGATTCCCTCCCCCTTCACCGGTATGGTCAGCAGAATCACGGTAGAGGAGGGGGATTTTGCAAAGGTGGGAGATGTCCTGATAGTCTTTAATGAAAACACTGTCGAGGAAAAGTCGGCGACAGAAAAAAAGATGTCGCCCAAAAAGACTACTGCTTCCCTTACCCTCCCGGTTCCGGCTTCCCCGGCAACACGAAGAATTGCAAGAGAACTGGGAGTAAACCTCCGGGATGTCCCCCCTACCGGCCATGGGGGCATTGTAACCCGGGAAGATGTAGAGAAATTCGCGGCTGCAGAAAATGTGGAAACTGCCGAAAAACAGGAAAAGGAACAGACAGTACCGGAGCTTTCTCCATCCGCTCTTCCCGACTTTTCAAAATGGGGAGAAATAGAACGTATACCATTTCGCTCTATTCGAAGAACGACTGCCCGAAAAATGAGTGAATCCTGGAGCCGTATTCCCCATGTTTACTGCCATGATATGGTCGATATCACAAAACTGGAAGAGTTCCGCATAAAACACAAGGAAGAGATAGAAGAATCGGGAGGAAGACTGACTCTTACAGTTTTTGCTCTCAAGGCCGTGGTGGCGGGGCTGACAACATTCCCCTTCTTCAATGCCAGCCTTGACACGAAAGCGAAGGAAATCATACTGAAAAAATTTTTCCATATCGGTGTGGCCATGGATTCCGGCTCAGGTCTGGTTGTGCCCGTCATCCGCGATGTGGAAAGAAAGAGTATCAGGGACATTGCCATCGAACTCCATAAGGTGGTAACCCGAGCGCGGACAGGGACTCTCTCCCGTGAAGAGATGAGTGGTTCTACCTTCACCATCACCAACACCGGCCCCCTGGGTGGTGCCGGCTTTACTGCAATAATCAACTATCCGGAAGTAGCCATCCTTGGCATGGGCCAGGGCAGAAGACAACCTGTGGTGACAGTCGACGACCACGGTCGGGAGAAAATAGTAGTTCGCCTTATAATGCCGGTTGTTCTTGGATTTGATCACAGGGTAGTTGATGGAGCCGATGCGATCCGCTTTCTGCGTCTGATCATCGACAGCCTGAAGGATCCTGATGAACTACTCATCACAATGATATAG
- the cimA gene encoding citramalate synthase gives MAHAVELYDTTLRDGTQAENFNLSVEDKIRITVALDKLGIDYIEGGWPGSNPMSVEYFNKMQSIKLNHAKLAAFGSTRHLKNSPEDDPNLQALIAAKTPAITIFGKSWDIHVHEALRIELEDNLRIIRETLAYLRPRVDHLFYDAEHFFDGFKHNEEYALLTLESAIEGGAETLVLCDTNGGTLPHELSPIIHRVQHYFADKDIKVTLGIHAHNDSESAVANSLLAVADAKVNQVQGTINGFGERCGNANLTSIIPALVFKLGMECEVRKHIDRLYSTSRYVNELANLPHNRYQPYVGESAFAHKGGIHVSAVKHNPLTYEHIQPDRVGNIRRILISDQSGRSNILHKAKQWNLKLSPDDPVLPTIIAKLKELENLGYQYEGAEASFELLMRKALGLKRNYFEFESFRVMNHKYRMDKPPLTEATIRLFVGGREVHTAAMGDGPVNALDTAIRKALTRFYPCLEKMELADYKVRVLSGEKGTEARVRVLVESRDEQCTWGTVGVSVNIIEASWQALVDSINYKLLKDLDP, from the coding sequence ATGGCTCACGCAGTTGAACTTTACGATACAACCCTCAGGGACGGAACCCAGGCAGAAAACTTCAACCTCTCTGTCGAAGATAAAATTCGCATAACAGTGGCCCTTGATAAACTGGGCATTGATTATATAGAAGGGGGATGGCCGGGATCAAATCCGATGTCTGTTGAATATTTCAACAAAATGCAATCCATAAAACTGAACCATGCAAAACTGGCCGCCTTCGGTTCCACCCGCCATCTGAAAAACAGTCCCGAAGACGACCCGAATCTGCAGGCACTTATCGCCGCAAAAACACCGGCAATAACAATTTTCGGTAAAAGCTGGGATATCCACGTCCATGAAGCACTGCGCATTGAACTGGAGGATAATCTCCGGATCATCAGAGAAACCCTGGCTTATCTCCGCCCTCGTGTTGATCATCTCTTCTACGACGCCGAACATTTTTTTGACGGTTTCAAGCATAATGAGGAGTATGCCCTTCTCACCCTTGAAAGCGCCATTGAGGGAGGGGCCGAAACACTTGTTCTCTGCGACACTAACGGTGGAACTCTCCCCCATGAACTGTCACCGATAATCCACAGAGTTCAACACTATTTTGCCGACAAGGATATCAAAGTAACCCTGGGAATCCATGCCCATAACGATTCCGAATCCGCCGTGGCTAATTCTTTACTGGCCGTTGCCGACGCAAAGGTCAACCAGGTCCAGGGGACAATAAACGGATTCGGCGAAAGATGCGGTAACGCCAATCTGACATCCATCATCCCCGCCCTTGTTTTCAAACTCGGGATGGAATGCGAAGTCCGAAAACATATTGACCGCCTCTACTCCACATCACGCTATGTCAACGAGCTGGCCAACCTCCCCCATAACAGATATCAACCGTATGTCGGCGAATCGGCCTTTGCCCACAAGGGTGGAATCCATGTCAGTGCCGTTAAACACAATCCGCTGACCTATGAACACATTCAGCCGGACCGGGTGGGTAACATCCGCAGAATACTCATCTCGGACCAGTCAGGCCGCTCGAACATCCTCCACAAGGCAAAACAGTGGAACCTGAAGCTCTCTCCAGATGACCCAGTCCTGCCGACAATCATCGCCAAACTGAAGGAACTTGAGAACCTGGGCTACCAGTACGAGGGAGCAGAAGCCAGCTTTGAGCTGCTGATGAGAAAAGCCCTGGGACTCAAGCGCAACTATTTTGAGTTTGAAAGTTTCAGGGTCATGAACCACAAGTACCGGATGGATAAACCACCTCTCACAGAAGCCACCATCCGTCTCTTCGTCGGCGGGCGGGAGGTTCATACCGCGGCCATGGGAGACGGCCCGGTAAACGCACTGGATACGGCCATCAGGAAAGCTTTGACCCGCTTTTATCCCTGCCTTGAAAAAATGGAACTTGCCGATTACAAAGTTCGCGTACTCTCGGGAGAAAAGGGTACCGAAGCCAGGGTACGGGTTCTTGTTGAAAGCAGGGACGAACAGTGCACCTGGGGCACCGTGGGCGTTTCGGTCAATATCATTGAAGCGAGCTGGCAGGCTCTGGTTGACAGTATTAACTACAAATTGCTCAAGGACCTGGATCCGTGA
- a CDS encoding amino acid ABC transporter substrate-binding protein yields the protein MKIKVIFIFLLALCVGFSLIFLSMQQSAPTRSALHKTTANTEKEDIAPLAAGSADKSYILFGVSISRTGQFAVEGKNVIQGYNLWKKHVNENGGITVGDKKYTVKIKYYDDGSNIDRVRDNITRLIIDDKVDFILGPFSSAFNLAASKISERYGKIMIESGGASDSIFMRKQHFTFATQTSSSWWFKDFFDMIAQVNPSPETYALITPDKLFSRSVAKGVQIWAATKNIKKVYFRVVEKDTTDFIPYLREMADKHPDLIILTSHYRDAVNFSVQLSRIKELNPKAVVMTIGPSELDYINDVGEGAEGKIGVTQWVANSTFTGPVFGTPQDYAKKFISEYGEKPTYQDAQSSATGVIYQLALEKCNSLNALEVLNNVRNLDVETFYGRVKYNSSGMNIGHKMALVQIQQGKMKTIWPLEAAQSTIMYPLVPPQMENKKSEFN from the coding sequence ATGAAAATAAAAGTAATATTTATTTTTCTGTTGGCCCTGTGTGTCGGGTTTTCGCTGATCTTCCTGAGTATGCAGCAAAGTGCCCCAACCAGATCCGCATTGCACAAGACAACTGCCAATACAGAAAAAGAGGACATTGCTCCTCTGGCGGCCGGATCTGCCGACAAATCTTACATTCTTTTTGGCGTTTCCATCTCCAGGACGGGTCAGTTTGCTGTTGAAGGCAAAAATGTCATTCAAGGATATAATTTATGGAAAAAACATGTCAATGAAAACGGTGGGATAACCGTTGGTGACAAAAAATATACAGTCAAAATCAAGTACTACGATGACGGTAGTAATATTGACCGGGTCAGGGACAACATTACCCGACTCATTATAGACGACAAAGTGGATTTCATTCTCGGCCCTTTTTCCAGTGCTTTTAATCTGGCAGCAAGTAAAATCTCTGAACGGTATGGTAAAATAATGATCGAATCAGGGGGAGCATCTGATTCGATATTTATGAGAAAACAACACTTTACCTTTGCAACCCAAACATCGTCAAGCTGGTGGTTCAAAGATTTTTTTGACATGATTGCTCAAGTAAATCCCAGCCCCGAAACGTATGCCCTGATTACACCTGACAAATTATTCTCACGCAGTGTTGCCAAAGGAGTGCAGATATGGGCCGCAACAAAGAACATAAAGAAAGTGTATTTTCGTGTTGTAGAAAAAGATACAACAGATTTCATACCATACCTCCGGGAGATGGCAGATAAACACCCTGATCTGATTATTTTAACAAGCCATTACAGAGATGCAGTGAATTTCAGTGTCCAGCTCTCCCGCATAAAAGAGTTGAACCCAAAAGCGGTTGTCATGACCATTGGTCCGTCTGAGCTTGACTATATTAATGATGTTGGAGAGGGAGCCGAAGGCAAAATTGGTGTAACTCAATGGGTTGCCAACAGTACGTTTACTGGACCTGTTTTTGGTACCCCACAGGATTACGCTAAAAAATTTATCAGTGAATATGGTGAAAAACCCACCTACCAGGATGCGCAATCCAGTGCCACGGGGGTAATCTATCAACTGGCTCTTGAAAAATGCAACTCTCTCAATGCATTGGAAGTACTGAATAATGTAAGAAATCTCGATGTAGAAACCTTTTATGGCCGGGTAAAATATAATTCAAGTGGGATGAATATCGGTCATAAAATGGCACTTGTCCAGATACAACAGGGGAAAATGAAAACAATCTGGCCCCTTGAAGCAGCTCAAAGCACAATAATGTATCCCTTGGTTCCGCCGCAGATGGAAAATAAAAAATCAGAGTTCAATTGA
- a CDS encoding HD domain-containing phosphohydrolase, with protein MTKEIEYKERKNLKILLIEDEEMVRATFAAFLDRWGHEAILAKDGREGLDLFSRQPIDLVLTDLDMPVMGGLEVLAHLHRTSPETPVIIISGAGQLNDAVQTVKLGAWDYLTKPIGSMAILENAIDRCMEKVHLIRQNRRYQEQLEQEVREKTEALRKNNKALQLEIAERKQKQEELLLMYRHLEEIVDASGGLFSFLTYRDLFIGVLNRLHRLIRLDGIDRGDCSELLEKMGSFAVMKQDGKRIVVCGSGPYKKCGGLQVDDVFGRTIMKKLDAAYSSCRSIVTGDEFFGYVQSSLGVECVFYLDTISPGMTDGDKRLVQLYITNVASALDNLMLNEELINTQKELVITLGEVIETRSKESANHVRRVAEYSYVLARLSGMEEVEARILRFAAPMHDAGKIGIPDSILNKPGRLTEEEFRLMEDHTILGYEILKGSDRPILKAAAIVAHEHHEKWNGKGYPRGLAEESIHPYGRIVALVDVFDALGSSRCYKDAWPLSEIVDHIQHERGVHFDPRLVDLMMENLDQFLEIKKLFPDG; from the coding sequence GTGACTAAGGAAATAGAATACAAGGAAAGAAAAAACCTGAAAATACTGCTCATTGAAGATGAAGAAATGGTGCGGGCAACCTTTGCAGCGTTTCTTGACCGCTGGGGTCATGAAGCGATACTGGCAAAAGACGGGCGTGAGGGGCTTGATCTTTTTTCGCGGCAGCCGATCGATCTGGTGCTGACAGATCTTGATATGCCTGTGATGGGTGGCCTTGAGGTGCTTGCCCATCTTCATCGGACATCACCAGAAACTCCTGTGATTATCATTTCAGGTGCCGGGCAGCTTAATGATGCAGTACAGACTGTAAAACTTGGGGCCTGGGATTATCTGACAAAACCTATCGGCAGTATGGCCATCTTGGAAAACGCTATTGACAGGTGTATGGAAAAAGTACACCTGATTCGTCAAAACAGGAGATATCAGGAGCAACTTGAGCAGGAAGTGAGGGAGAAAACAGAGGCACTCAGGAAAAATAACAAAGCCCTCCAGCTCGAAATAGCCGAAAGAAAGCAGAAACAGGAGGAGCTCCTGCTGATGTACCGCCACCTTGAAGAGATAGTTGACGCTTCAGGTGGACTGTTTTCGTTTCTCACATACAGGGATCTTTTTATAGGTGTGCTGAACCGTCTGCACCGTTTGATACGTCTGGACGGTATCGACAGGGGAGACTGTTCGGAACTTCTTGAGAAAATGGGCAGTTTCGCTGTAATGAAGCAAGATGGTAAAAGGATTGTTGTCTGTGGTTCCGGTCCCTATAAAAAATGTGGCGGTCTGCAGGTTGATGATGTTTTTGGCCGGACCATCATGAAAAAGCTGGATGCTGCTTATTCGTCCTGCAGAAGTATTGTGACGGGAGATGAGTTTTTCGGCTATGTCCAGTCATCCCTTGGGGTGGAGTGTGTATTTTACCTGGACACCATTTCCCCGGGAATGACTGATGGAGATAAGCGCCTGGTGCAGCTCTATATCACAAATGTAGCCAGCGCACTTGATAATCTCATGTTGAACGAAGAGCTTATCAATACTCAGAAGGAGCTGGTTATTACCCTGGGCGAGGTGATAGAAACCCGTTCCAAGGAATCGGCAAATCATGTTCGCCGGGTTGCGGAATATTCCTATGTACTTGCCCGTCTGTCAGGTATGGAGGAAGTGGAAGCACGGATTTTGCGGTTTGCCGCACCCATGCACGATGCCGGTAAAATCGGAATTCCTGATTCCATACTGAATAAACCGGGCAGGTTGACGGAGGAGGAGTTCAGGTTGATGGAGGATCATACTATCCTGGGATACGAAATACTAAAAGGTTCAGACAGACCAATTCTGAAAGCTGCGGCTATCGTAGCCCATGAGCACCATGAAAAATGGAATGGCAAGGGGTATCCGAGGGGGCTTGCAGAGGAGTCGATTCATCCCTATGGAAGGATTGTAGCCCTTGTTGATGTTTTTGATGCCCTGGGGTCAAGCCGGTGCTACAAGGATGCCTGGCCGTTATCTGAAATTGTTGATCATATTCAACATGAGAGAGGGGTACATTTTGATCCCCGTCTCGTTGACCTGATGATGGAAAATCTGGATCAGTTTCTTGAAATCAAGAAACTCTTTCCCGACGGTTAG
- the lpdA gene encoding dihydrolipoyl dehydrogenase has protein sequence MVMGDMQLETELLILGSGPGGYGAAFRAADLGLEVTVVDPAPAPGGACLHHGCIPSKTFLHLAGLIHDAKRAREMGVHFGTAEIDIATLSAWKEKTINELAGSLSTLFTQRNIELIHGHASFIDSRSVRLQGGGISKITFQHAIIATGSRPTSFSAVDFDSSDRILSSTEALQLAEIPGKLLVVGGGIIGLELGSIYSSFGSKVSLVEKEKRILPQVDKDLVEPLFSNLAAEFDTLATHTEAIKIRAQEEYVEVELETDGIKTNKRYDKIIVATGRSPNSNRLDLENTDVKLDTAGFIEIDDTLRTDDKNIFAIGDVTGHPMLAHRATRQGQTAAEVIAGQPSAYDIRAVPATIYTDPQISWCGLTEQEAHEHSLPYEVRKFPWKYSDRARSMGRTDGLTKLLTDPDSGRILGMGIVGRGAENLIAEAVLSIEMGALAEDLALTLHPYPSLSETEAEAAELFSGAAIHFHPG, from the coding sequence ATGGTTATGGGAGACATGCAGCTTGAAACGGAACTGCTTATTCTGGGCAGTGGTCCCGGCGGGTACGGTGCCGCCTTCAGAGCTGCGGATCTCGGCCTTGAAGTAACTGTTGTAGACCCTGCTCCCGCCCCCGGCGGCGCATGTCTTCACCACGGCTGTATTCCTTCCAAAACTTTTCTCCATCTTGCCGGTTTGATCCATGATGCAAAACGAGCACGGGAAATGGGGGTTCATTTCGGAACTGCGGAGATTGATATCGCTACCTTGTCAGCTTGGAAGGAAAAAACCATTAACGAGCTGGCCGGGAGCCTGAGCACCCTGTTTACTCAACGAAATATTGAACTGATACATGGGCACGCCAGCTTCATCGATTCCCGAAGCGTCAGGCTGCAGGGAGGAGGGATCAGCAAGATAACATTCCAACACGCGATTATCGCTACCGGCTCACGTCCTACATCTTTTTCGGCTGTTGACTTCGATTCCTCAGATCGGATCCTCAGTTCAACCGAGGCCCTTCAGCTTGCAGAAATTCCAGGTAAACTGCTTGTTGTCGGCGGTGGTATCATCGGTCTGGAACTTGGCTCCATTTACAGCAGTTTCGGTAGCAAGGTCAGCCTGGTGGAAAAGGAAAAAAGAATCCTCCCTCAAGTGGATAAAGATCTTGTGGAGCCCCTTTTCTCCAACCTGGCCGCTGAATTTGACACCCTGGCAACACATACAGAAGCGATAAAAATCCGGGCCCAGGAAGAATATGTAGAAGTCGAACTTGAAACGGACGGTATCAAAACAAATAAAAGGTACGACAAGATCATCGTTGCCACGGGCAGATCACCCAACAGCAACCGGCTTGATCTCGAAAACACGGATGTTAAACTCGATACTGCAGGCTTTATTGAAATTGACGACACCCTGCGAACCGATGACAAAAACATATTTGCGATTGGTGATGTCACCGGCCACCCCATGCTGGCCCACAGGGCAACCCGCCAGGGGCAGACAGCAGCTGAAGTCATCGCGGGCCAGCCGTCCGCCTACGATATCCGTGCTGTACCAGCCACCATCTATACCGACCCACAGATCAGCTGGTGCGGTTTGACCGAACAGGAGGCCCACGAGCACTCCCTTCCATACGAGGTTCGAAAATTTCCCTGGAAATACTCTGACCGTGCCAGATCCATGGGAAGAACAGATGGCCTGACCAAACTGTTGACCGATCCTGACAGCGGCAGAATTCTTGGCATGGGTATTGTCGGCCGGGGAGCGGAAAATCTCATTGCCGAAGCTGTTCTGTCCATCGAAATGGGGGCTCTTGCTGAAGATCTCGCTCTCACCCTTCACCCCTACCCCAGCCTGTCTGAAACTGAGGCGGAAGCGGCAGAGCTCTTCTCCGGAGCCGCCATTCACTTCCATCCCGGATGA
- a CDS encoding alpha-ketoacid dehydrogenase subunit beta, protein MAKMNMVQAINLALKQEMEIDDSIIILGEDVGRDGGVFRVTDGLLELFGEERVIDTPLAESAIAGMSIGMAAYGLKPVCEIQFSGFSYENFHQIENHAARFRWRTRGRLTIPMVLRTPYGGGVRALEHHSESREAYWAHTPGLKMVIPSGPRNARALLVSAMRDPDPVIFYEAKGLYRAFREEVPEDPETIPIGLPRVIREGSGITLISYGAMTRTTISAAEFLAKQDGLEADVIDLLTLSPLNTDLIIESVKKTGRVVIVHEAPRSFGPGAEIISRIMEEAFFYLEMPPERVTGYDVIIPYFAREQEYIPGIERIVAAARRLFN, encoded by the coding sequence ATGGCTAAAATGAATATGGTTCAGGCAATAAACCTTGCCCTGAAACAGGAAATGGAAATTGATGATTCCATAATAATTCTCGGTGAAGATGTCGGTAGAGATGGTGGAGTATTCAGGGTGACGGACGGACTTCTCGAACTTTTCGGAGAAGAACGGGTTATCGACACCCCTCTCGCCGAATCGGCAATCGCCGGCATGTCCATCGGGATGGCCGCCTACGGTCTCAAACCTGTTTGTGAAATACAGTTCTCCGGCTTTTCTTATGAGAACTTCCATCAAATAGAAAATCATGCTGCCCGCTTCCGCTGGCGCACCAGGGGACGCCTCACCATCCCCATGGTCCTTCGTACGCCCTATGGAGGTGGAGTTCGGGCCCTGGAACACCACTCGGAAAGCAGGGAGGCCTACTGGGCCCATACTCCGGGCCTGAAGATGGTCATTCCTTCGGGCCCCAGAAACGCCCGCGCTCTCCTGGTCAGCGCCATGAGAGACCCTGATCCTGTAATTTTTTATGAAGCAAAAGGTCTCTATCGGGCGTTCAGGGAAGAAGTTCCGGAGGATCCGGAAACCATACCTATCGGCCTGCCCCGGGTTATTCGTGAGGGAAGCGGTATTACCCTCATCAGCTACGGTGCCATGACCAGAACAACGATATCCGCAGCTGAATTCCTTGCGAAACAGGATGGACTGGAGGCGGATGTCATTGATCTGCTGACTCTTTCACCACTCAATACTGATCTGATCATCGAGTCCGTAAAAAAAACCGGCAGGGTCGTGATTGTTCATGAGGCTCCAAGAAGCTTCGGCCCCGGCGCGGAGATTATCTCCCGAATCATGGAAGAGGCTTTTTTCTACCTCGAAATGCCCCCTGAGCGGGTTACCGGATATGATGTTATTATTCCTTATTTTGCCAGGGAACAAGAATATATTCCCGGCATTGAACGAATCGTTGCCGCTGCCAGGCGGCTTTTTAACTGA